CGAGCCTGCGATCCGCGATGATCGAAGTGCGTATTCCAAAAGGTGAACGTGTGGCCCGACTGCTTGTCACGCAGCTTGACCCACGATGCGATCCGCGGCAGCGATGAGTCCCAACTGACCGATCCAATTTTCTCGGGGGTCTCGCTCAGTGCGATGCTTCCCTGGTCGAGCAGTTCAAACCGCGACTTGCGATAGAAGATGGCGCATTCTTCCCCGGTGGTTCCTTCCCCTTCGCGACTGACCGCATAGCAGCCGTACTGCGGCAGCTTTTCGCGGATATACGCCTCTTGAAACGGCAGGCACTCTTGCGTCCCCAGCAGGTCGGGATCGTAACGCTCGATTGCTTCGATCACCAGCGTTTTGCGGTTGTTCCAGTGGTTTTCGCCATCTTGAGCCGATCCATAGCGGATGTTAAACGTCATCACACGCAGCGACTGGTCGGGGGCAGCGCTCATCGCAAATGCAGGAAAAAGAGGCGATAACGCGAAACAGACGAGGGAAAAAAGTCGTAACACAGGCGGGAACTCCGGAGGTGGGGCGAAGCCAACGACTATCTATAAGAACAGCAAGTTGCCGGTTGGGCAAACTGGGCGGCGAAAAATGTGGGGGAGAGCCCCCCAAAAAAAGCTTGATGGTTATCAATCGACGCCGCCCGCGATAGAATCGTCATTGTCTGCCGCGGCGTAGCTCTCGCCGCTCTGAAGGAACGCCACTCTTTTCGCCTGGGAGGGAATGATGAGCGATCGCCGCTTCGTCCACCTGCACTGCCACACGCACTATAGCCTCCTGGATGGAGCGGGGTCGATTCCGCGATTGGTCGGTCGGGCGAAAGATCACGGCATGAACGCTCTGGCGATCACCGACCACGGCAATCTGCATGGTGCGCTGCAGTTCTATCGCGCGTGCAAATCAAACGATATCAACCCGGTAATCGGGTACGAGGCGTACATCGCCCCCGGCAGCCGGTTTGAGAAGTCAGGCAGCCAACGCGACTCGAATTATCACTTGACCCTGCTTGCGCAAAACAAGATTGGTTTTCGCAATTTGGTCAAGCTGTCGTCGGCGGCGTATCTCGAAGGTTTTTACTTCAAGCCACGCATCGATAAAGAGCTGCTCGAAAAATATAGCGAAGGAATCATCTGCCTCAGCGGTTGCGTCAGCAGCGAGTTCTCCAAAACGATCTTGCGCGGAACGTCGACCGAAGAGTTGGAAAAAGAAGGCGCGAATGTCGCTTCATGGTTCCAGCGCGTCTTCAAAGATCGCTACTTTGTCGAGATCATGAACAACGGCCTCGACATTCAGCGGATGCAGTTGGAAGGCGCCGTCGATATCGCCAATAAGATCGGCGTGCCGTTGGTGGCGACCAGCGATACGCACTACGTCGACCAAGAAGACGCCGAAGCGCAAGACGTGATGTTGTGCATCAATACCGGCAAATTCCGGACTGACACCAACCGGATGCGGATGGAGAACGACCAGTTCTTCTTGCGCTCGCAAGAGCAGATGTACGCCGACTTTCCCCGACTAGAACACGCGGTCGCGCGCAGTCAGGAAATCGCCGATACGGTCGACCTCGACCTGGAGTTAGGCAAGCGTCACTTTCCGACATACACGTTGCCTCCCGAGAAAACGGCCGATGGTTATCTGCGTGAGCTCTGTATTCAGGGGCTGAAAGAACGATATGAGGGAAACGAAGAGATGCTCCCCGGCGGCGAACTGTCGGAAGTGGTCATGGCCCGCTTGGATCGCGAACTGGGCGTGATCAGCCGGCTCGGGTTCCCCAACTACTTTTTGATCGTGTGGGACTTTGTGGTCGAGGCCCGCAAGCAAAACATTCCGGCCACCGCGCGTGGTAGCGGCGTCGGCGCGATTGTCTGCTATGCGCTTTATATGAGCCATGTTTGCCCGATCAAGTATGACTTGCTGTTCGAGCGGTTTTTAGATGAGAACCGCCTGGAAGCGCCGGATATCGATATCGATTTTGACAAAGAGCGCCGCGGACTCGTCATTCGGTACGTAAAAGATAAGTACGGCGAAGACAACGTCGCACAGATCGGCACGTTCGGAACGCTGGCGGCTCGCGCTGCGATCAAAGACGTGGGGCGTGCGCTGGGTCTGCCTCTGGATCGCGTGAATGCGATTACCGGCATGGTGCCGGAGACGCTGGGCATCAAGCTGAAGACGGCGATCGAAACCAGTGAAGAGCTAAAGCAGGCCTACGAAAACGACGGTGAAGCGCGCGAAGTTTTGAGCCTGGCGATGAAGATCGAGGGCCTGGCTCGCAACGTTGGTACGCATGCCGCCGCGGTGGTGATCGCCGATCGTCCGCTGACCGAATATGTTCCTCTATGCCGCGTGACCGGCAAAGAAGACTTGATCACGCAGTGGTCAATGAACGACGTCGAAGACGCCGGTCTGTTGAAGATGGACTTCCTAGGGCTGCGCAACTTGACGATCTTGCGCAACGCGATCGATCTGATCGAGGCACGAGAAGGAAAGCCGTTCGACATTCATAAGATGCCGCTCGACGATGAAGAGACGTTCGCGCTGCTGCGCCGTGGTGAAACCAAGGGTGTGTTCCAGCTCGAAAGCGGCGGTATTCGCGACCTGCTGCGGCGCATGAAGCCCGATAGTTTTCTGGACATCATCGCGACCAATGCGCTGTACCGTCCCGGTCCGTTGGAAGGGGGCATGGTCGATGAGTACATCGAAGTGAAAAACGGTCGCAAAGCGGCTGAGTACAAACACGAAGTGTTAGAAGAGATCTTGGAAGAGACCAACGGGGTGATGGTCTACCAGGAACAGGTGATGCGGATTTTGAATCGTCTCGGCGACATTCCGCTCGCCAAAGCGTACACCTGTATTAAGGCGATCAGCAAAAAGAAAGAGTCGCTGATTCAGCAGAACCGCGAACAGTTCATGATCGGCGCGGTCGAGAAAGGCTTGACGAAGAAAGAGGCCGAAGAATTTTGGGAGATGATCGTCAAGTTCGCCGGGTACGGCTTTAACAAAAGCCACTCGACGGCCTATGCGCTGGTCGCCTATCAAACGGCTTACTTGAAGTCGCATTATCCCAAAGAGTTTATGGCGGCTCTCCTCTCGGGCGACATCTCGGGGCGCAATTTCAAGACCAAAGATTCGCTTGTCGAGCATATGGAAGACTCGGAGCGAATGGAGATCGAGGTCGTTGCGCCGGACGTGAACACTTCGGATGTTCAATTCGCGGTCGTCGAAGGCAAGATTCCGTTTGCGCTGAGCGCCATCAAAGGCTGCGGCGGAGGCGCCGCCGAAGCGATTGTCGCCGCCCGGCGCAAAGATGGCCCCTTCACTGACATCTTCGACTTCTGCGAACGAGTTGACGCCTCTCAATGCAATCGAGCCGCGATCGAAACGTTGATCAAGGCCGGCGCCTTTGACTCGATGTCGCAGAACCGCGCGCAGCTTAGTTCGGTCTTGGACAAGGCGATCCAGTCAGGCGCCGCGGCGCTCGCTGATCGCAAAGCGGGCCAGAAGAATCTGTTCGCCGCCATGGAAGAAGCGTCGGGGGCGGCGGCCAAAGCGGTGAAGCTGCCCGATGTCGAAGAATGGAACGAACGCGAGAAACTGCTTTACGAGAAGGAAGTGCTCGGCTTCTTTCTCACCAGTCACCCGCTGGCCGAATATGGACAATCGTTCGCGATTTACTGCACCCATACGACGACTGACATTCCGCAGATGAAGGACAAGCAGGATGTGGTGATGGGGGGAATGATCACTTCGATCAAGCTGGCCCACACCAAACGCGCTCGGCCAGGCAGCAACAATACGAAGTACGCCAACTTTGACCTGGAAGATGTCAACGGCGCGATCCGCTGCATCATGTGGCCGGAACAATACGCAAATTTGGGAGATCTCGTAAAAACGGAAGCGGTATTTATTATCGAAGGCCGAGTCGACAAACGGGGGGGAGGGGACGACGAGGCGAACTTGATCGTCAACAACCTGGTTCCGATCGAAGACGCCCACTCGCGCTACACCAAAGGAGTCCGAATTCGGATCGACGAAGCACACCACGGCGCCGAGATTTTACCCAGTTTAAACGAGATTTTACGGGCCTATCCCGGCGATTGCGACTTGCAATTGGTGCTGCAATTAAGCGATGGGCACGCGGCGCTGCTGCGGACATCTCGCCGCGTCGACGTCTCACTCGAGATGCGAGATCGGGTCGATCAGCTACTGGGAGAAGGAAACTTCAAACTGATCACCGCTCCGCCGAACTCTCGGCGGCCGAGCAAAAATTAGCGCAAGTCATTTCTCTGAATAGGGTTGCGCCGGAAACGCATCCAATCCTGGCTGATTGCCAAGAAAATCGGCACAGTCGGAGCCTTTTTTGACGATTGCTTGCCTTCCCTATTTTCCCAAATTAAGATCAAAGGGACAGCTTACTTACGGCAATTTGCCCGTAGGTTTGTTGTAACGGCATTGCCGGCTCATCTTTCGTCGCTTGCACCAAAAGCGGCGAGCAATTCGCGCCTACCCTTTCTTGCTGCGTATTTGGACCAAGGATCAGACATGGAATTCCGCTCGACCCGGCTGTATCACCTGCTGCTGGCGACATTCGCCGTCGGATTATTGGTCGCCCCGGCTGCGGCTCAAAACAACGGCGGTAACGGCAACAACAACTTCCAGCAGTCCGGCGTTTACGTCGACGCGCAAGGCGTGTTGCGAATGCAACGTGCCGCTGACCCCTCGGGACAATTGATGCGTCAACGTTTGGCTGCAGCCAACGCATCGCAGTCTCCTGAACTAAGAAAAGCGAGCGGTCTGCGTAAGATCTCGCTGAATCGTCTCGAAAAAGAGCTGGCCAAAGCGACCGATCAAAACAACACGATTCCGGAAGAGATGAAAAATCTCGCTGGCCTCACGCAACTGAAGTACGTCTTCTTCTACCCCGAGTCAGGCGACATTGTGATCGCCGGTCCGGCTGAAGGCTTCGTCACCGATCTCACCGGCCGAGCAATCGGCACAAGCACCGGTCAAGCGGTACTTTCGCTGGACGACTTAATCGTTGCGATGCGAGCCTATGCTCCTGACACCAAGGGAGTCAACTTCGTCGGCGTCTCGATCGATCCGACCGAAGAAGGCTTGAAGAACTATCAACAGTATCTCGCCAGCGTCGGCAGCAACCTCGCCAAGATCAATGTGGCGACCCTGATCCCAGGAATGCAGCAAGCGTTGGGCAAGCAAGATGTAACGGTCACCGGCATTTCGCCAAAGACTAACTTCGCGAAGGTCCTGGTCGAAGCCGACTATCGCATGAAACTGATCGGCATCGGGCTAGAGCGACCTCCGGTTCGCATTCCGAGCTACACCGAAAACTCACGCGGCGGTTCGCGGAACGCTTTGCAGCGTTGGTTTTTCACGCCGAACTACGAATGCGTGAAGATGAGCGACGACGGACTGGCGATGGAACTGGTCGGCGAAGGCGTTCAATTGATCGGCGAAAACGAAATGGTGACCCGTGAAGGGGGTCGTGTCCAAGCCGGCGGCGAAAGTCGCGCCAGCTACATGTTCACGTCGACCTTCACCAAAAAGTACCCGGAACTCGCGAAGCGTTCGCCGGTTTACGCCCAACTGCGTAACCAGATCGACATGCTGATCGCGGCTGCTTACATCCAAGAGTACGACCTGTACGGTCAAGCGAACTGGAACCTGGGGGTCTTTAACGACGAGAGCCGTTACCCGGTCGAAGTCTACAACGCTCCGACTCAGGTTGAGACGGCGGTCAACGCCGTCTGGAAAGGCTCAAAGCTAGTCACCCCGATCGGCGGCGGCGTCTCGATCAAGCCGAAGTTCGCGCTGTTGCCGGAACGTCAGGTGCCCGACGAGAACGGCGCTTTGGAGAAGGAACGAGCCGAAGTGACCGTGCCGGAATTAAAGCCGGGCCAATGGTGGTGGGACTAACGCTCCTTGGCAAAGCTCTAGAAACAAAAAAAGCCGACCATTGGGTCGGCTTTTTTTGTGGCTGAAACTATTCTACGTAGTCTTAAGCGACTGCCAGCAAATGCCTATGTCTATTGAAGAAACCTCTCCGCCCTTCGGTCTTCATTCGACACGAGGATTTAGTCATTCGACATTTACAACGTTTGCATGCTCTAAACCGGCGTCGCCGACTTGTGGGCTTCGAGAAAGGTCGATCGATACTCACGCGGAGTCATTTGTTTGATCTTGCGGAAGCTGCGATTGAAGCTTGAGAGATTGTCGAAGCCTGACTTCAGGCTGACATCCAGAATGCTGTCCCCGGTTTCCATCAGCAAGCGGCAGGCGATGCCGATCCGCAGTTCGCTGACATACTGGGTGACGGTGCGACCGGTGGCTCGCTTGAACATGCGACTGAACGACGAAGGGTTCATGTCGACTTCTTTGCAGATCGCCGCGTGCGAGAGCTCGGGATCTTCCAGGTGTTCGTTGATGTAGTTGCAAGCTTTGTCGATTCGCCAGTCGGAAGCGTGATCGAAGCCAGGCGTATAACCTTCGCTCGCGAGGACTTCGCCCCCTTCTTCGGCCAGCAAATTCAAGCAGTTAAGCAGCGAGATCAGTTGCGTCAGCCCTTGTTGTTCGGGCATGAGCTTCATGATGTCGCCGACGCGCTGGACCGCTTCGGGGCTGTACAACAAACCGCGGCGCGCCTTGTGCAGCATCAGTCGAACATCGTTCAGCTCCGGAGCGTCAAAGAACGTGGAGCCGAGAAAATCGTTACTGAACTGGATGACATAAGCGATATGTCGATCGAACTTTTTGCCAACGAAGTCGTCCGATAGCCAGGTATGCGGCAGATTCTCACCAGAAAGGACCAGGTCGCCTGGAGTGTAGCGAGCGACATGATCACCCACAAGCCGCGTCCCTGTACCGTAGGGAACGAAGGTGATCTCGAGTTCCGGATGCCGATGCCACTTCGCTGGCGTCTCTAACGCCGAACGTTCAAAACAGCGAAATGAATGCCCTGGCGGCGGAACGAGTTTTTCAAATGCAATCGTCACGGCAGCTGTCTACGCATGGGTTTGCGATTTTTGGGGCTCTCTTTTAAGATAGCCAGACTGGGCATGTATGCACACGCTATCTTGGTTTTTTAGGCAAATTGCGCGTGAATTTGCCCACTTTTGCGGAAAATTACTCTCGTGCGCCGGATCTATGGCCCCCGTTAGGGGCAATATCGACCACCGTTCTTCGCGGCGGCGCCAGCGATTCTTCCCCCCGATGACGCCAAAATTGGCCGGGTCGGATCCCTGCGACGGCATCTCCCGCGGCGACTTTGCCGGTCTCAAATAAGTTGCACGCAGCGCGGTAGAGGAGCGGCGCGACCAACTGAGCGTCGATACCACGAAAGTGACACTGCACGTCGGGAATTCCCAAGGGGGTCAAGCCGACGCTGTCGACGAGCGTGTCTTGAAACGAAGCGTCAGCGCCATCTTCATATTCGACGACTCGAAACTGGCGGATATGAATCGCGCCGGGGGCGAGCCAGGGATGCTCTTCCAGCGAATCAACCGACGCAAGGAAATCATCCGGGGAAACAAAGGACCGCGATGATGTCCAAAAGATCGCGTCACAGGGTGCGGATTGCAAAATTGCGGCGACGATATGTTGGATCATGCGCAACCGCCGCGCCGCAGGCATTCGCGCTGCGCGAACATCCGCAATCTGAATTTCAAATTTGCAGTCCGCGACGACCTGCCGCGCTTCTAGCCAATTCCAAGTTTGCTCCAGCGCTTCGCTCCAAGCTTCGTCGCGCGTTTCGCTGTCCAAAGGCGCGGGACTCGCAATCCACTGCGCTTTTTCGTACAGAGGCGCCGAACGGACGAAAGCGAGCATCCCTTCGTCACGGTCTCCATCCAAAGGAGCAACATCCGGTGCGTGCTTCTCTAGCTTCGCAAGAATGGCGGCTTTGGAAGGCGCAGGACGCGATCGGTAGAGCAGGCGAACAACGTACGCTTTGGCGGCTTCCAACGTCGTAATTCCTAAGGGGAAATAAGGGGGCGAACTTCGGCGAAAAGAAGCGAAAGACGGCATGTCCAGTCAACCCAATCAACCCGCTTCATTGTAGACGAATCGTTCGCGCATCGCGAATTTCGCTGGCGAAATCTAAGGAGGGTAGCGAGGCGAAAAGATCGCTTCTGAAGGGAATATCGGATGATAGATACGTTCGCTTGCGCTTATAATGCAGTCACGCCTTGTCCCTGATCACTGTCGTCGAAGCCGTTTTCGTTTGCGACTAACAACCGCATTTCAACTCCCATCGTTAGCAGGAGGATGAACGATGACAGATCAAACTGTTCGACTTGATTTTCATGCGTTGGTGATGGAGCATGATCTGCTCCGTGATATTCTGGGCGTCCTCTCTGCGGACGACAATGGACGAACCGACTGGAACTCGCTGCCTGCGATGTTCGATGAACTCTACGATCGGCTCAACGAACATTTTTTGGCGGAAGAGCATGGAGGATACATGAACGATGCGCTTCGCCGAGCGCCTCATTTAGCGGAAGAAGCCGCGCGTTTGGCCGGCGAACATCCGATGTTTTTGGTCGAAATCCAAGAGTGTCGCAAAGAGGCCGAGGATCAATCGGCGCCCTACAGCGCTGATTTGCGAGGTCGATTCCGGAAGTTCACCGAACGGTACTTCCATCACGAGCACCATGAGAACTCGCTCGTGCAACGTGCGTTTGACATCGATATCGGAGTCGGTGATTAGTTCCTTTAGCTCCGCTGCCAGGCCAACCACTTTTGAAACACCGTTTTCACCAAGGGAGAGAGTTTTGTGCGGCGATATTGATCGGCGATCCGTTTCAAAACTTCGACCTGAGTCGGATAGCAATGGATAACGTCGGCCAGCGTATCTAACGAGCGGTGGGTCGACATCAACAAAGTGATTTCACTGATCATTTCGCCTGCATGAGGCGCTACAATCGTCGCTCCGACCACTTTGCCTGATCCGCGGCGCGTATGGACCACGGCGAATCCTGCGGTTTCGCCGTCAACGGCCGCTCGATCGACTCCTTTCATCTCTTCGCGATAGCTATCGATCTGTAAGCCTTGCTCCTGCGCTTGGGCCGGAGTCATGCCGACATGAGCGACCTCGGGATCGCTATATGTCGTGCGCGGCATGATCATGCTTGAAAGCCGCGCATTGCCATAGAAAAGGGCGTTTCGCAAACAAGCTCGCGCCATTGCGTCGGCTGCGTGCGTAAACTGATAACTGCCGGCGATATCGCCGGCCGCAAAAATTTGCGGGTTGGTCGTCTGTAAACGGTCGTTGACGATCACCCCTTTCTTGTTGAACTCGACGCCGGCCTTGTCCAAGTCGAGCCCTTCGACGTTTGGCCTGCGACCGAGAGCGACCAGGATCGCGTCGACTTCGAGAGTCTTCGATTCGCCTTCCCCTTCAATCGTCACCCGCGTCACGTCCCCGACTCTTTCGACATGCGTCGCCAAATGATTCAAGTAGAGCTGAACGCCTTCGCGCATCAGTTGTTGTCGCACTACTTCGCTGGCGCTCGGATCTTCGCGCGAGAGGATCCGCGACTGACGCTCGATTCCGTGGACTTTGCTGCCAAAGCGGCCAAACGTCTGCGCCATTTCGGTTCCGATGGGTCCCATGCCGAGCACCGCGAGTCGCTTCGGCAACTTGGTCAGCGAAAAGATCGTTTCGTTGGTCAGATAGCCAGACTCTTCCAGTCCGGGGATCGGCGGAACCTGGGGGCGACCTCCGGTAGCGATGACGCAGCGAGCGAACTTGAGCGTCTGGCCAGCGACTTTAACGGCGTCTGGCGCTACAAACTTCGCACCGCCCAAATAAACGTCGACCCCCATGCCTGCAAAGCGCCGCGCCGCGTCATGGCGTGAGATTTCGGCGCGAACGCGACGCATCCGCTCCATGACATGCTCAAACTCGACGCGCGGATCGCAAACTGGATTGACTCCGTAGGAGGGCGCCGTCGCAAACGCATGCGCCGCTCGAGCGGAGCGGATCAAAGTTTTGCTCGGCACGCAGCCATAGTTCAAGCAGTCCCCACCAAGCAACTTGCGCTCGATCAGCGCCGACGTTCCTCCGAGCCCCGCCGCGCCGAGCGCTGAAATGATTCCGGCCGATCCGCCTCCGATCGCGATCAGGTTGTACCTGCCGCTGGGGATGGGATTGCTCCAATCATCGGGATGGACATGTTTCACCAGCGCCGCATTGTGTTCGTCGTCAGGAAGCATTTCGAACGAAGTCATGAGCGAGTACGATCTGGCTAAAAGGGAAGATGGCGGCGCTCTGCTGCGCTCGGTACAGAAATTATGGTACCCCATTGGACCTGCGTCGGCTGCAACCATAAAAAAAGCCGGCGTCTTTTCAAAGACGTCGGCTGGTTGCGAAGTTGCGATGCTGGCTCGTGGGGCTCTTTGTGCAGCGCCATCCGTCCCTGAGCGCTTGCGGCCGAAGGTTCTTAGGGAACGCTCGGCCTTGCGCCATGTTCTTCTCGCGTCATCGCGGGAAGAGCATGTCTTCCGACTTGACGCCCAACTTGGGCGCCAGGTTTTGTACAATACTAGGCGATCAGTTCTTTGATCACTTTGCCGCCGTTGGCGATTTTCATCGGGCGGCCATTTTTGCTGGTGAAGGTCGTTTCGAGCGATATGCCCATCGCTCGGCAAACGGTCGCCATCATGTCTTCGGCCGAGTAAGGTTCGGTCTCAACGCGGGTACCGTCGGCGCTCGTTTCACCCACCGCGATGCCGCCGTTGATGCCGCCGCCGCCGACAACCGTGCTCCAACTGCGGGCCCAGTGGTCACGGCCGGTGTTGCCGTTGATCCGCGGGGTGCGGCTGAATTCGCCCATCCAAACGATGGTCGTGTCTTGCAACAGACCGCGTTGCTCCAGGTCGGTGACCAGGGCCGACATCGCCTGGTCCATGACCGGCAGTTTGTTGTCGGCCAAGGTGTTGAAGATGTTGGTATGGTTGTCCCAACCGCCCAGGTCGACTTCGATGAACGGCACGCCGGCTTCGACCAGACGACGAGCGAGCAGGCAGCCTTGGCCGAAGCCGTTCGTGCCGTACATCTCTTTCATCGCTTCCGGTTCTTCGGTGACGCGGAACGCTTTCATCTGTTCGCTGGTCATCAAGTTGACCGTCTTGTTCAAGATCTTGGCGTGATCTTCGGCGGCCGGTCCGCGACGCTGATTGATGAAACCGTTTTCGACCAGCTTCAACATTTCGAGCCGCTTGCCGAGGGTCCCTTCGCTCATGCCGGCCATCTTCAGGTTGCGCACCTGACCGTTGCTGCTGACGGTGAACGGCGCCCAGCTCATGCCGAGGAAGCCAGGCCCGACGCTGCCGCCGCCGACCGAAACGAACGGCGGAATTTCGAGGTAAGGACGTTGGTCGAACAGCTCATGCGCGACGACCGAACCATAGCCGGGGTGCTCGATGTTCGGGTTCGGGACGTAGCCGGTGTGCATGTAATAACGACCGCGACCATGATCGGCTTCGCGGGTGCTCATCGAGCGGACGACCGACAGATTTTTCATGATCTTGGCGGTCTTCGGCATGTGTTCGCAAATTTGCAAATCGCCGGAAGTCGAGATCGGGCGAAACGGCCCGCCGGTATTGGCGCCCGGCTTGAGATCCCAAATATCCATGGTGCTGGGCCCGCCCCCCATCCAAAGCATGATGCAGCTTTTGCCGCGGCTGGTCAGATCGGCGGCGTTAGCGCGAATCGCGTTGCCCATCATCATCGCCGGAGCGACCATGGCCGAAGCGCCGGCCATATGCTTCATAAAGTGACGTCGCGACATCCCAGTGGGAATGGACATAGTTCTCTCCGATTAGAAAAAGGGCGATTTGCCTTGCTTGGAATTCGTTTAGTGATCGAGCAAAAACTCGTTACTGTTCAATAGAGCCCACCAGATATCTTGCAACGCGGCAGGCATTTCATCTTGGCGAGCGGTCAAAATCTGGCCGATCGCTTTTCGTTCGCGACCGTTCGGCTTGCGAGCCAAAGAGGCCAAAAACAGGTGATCGATTTTTTCGCTGGGGGACATGTTGCTGTGGATGACGCTCTTCAGCACGCCGGAATCAAGACGCGTCGCTTTCTCCATCAAGCGACCGTTCATCATTTCCAACGACTGAGCGTAAGAGCCTTCCAGAGCGTG
The nucleotide sequence above comes from Blastopirellula sp. J2-11. Encoded proteins:
- a CDS encoding endonuclease/exonuclease/phosphatase family protein; this translates as MSAAPDQSLRVMTFNIRYGSAQDGENHWNNRKTLVIEAIERYDPDLLGTQECLPFQEAYIREKLPQYGCYAVSREGEGTTGEECAIFYRKSRFELLDQGSIALSETPEKIGSVSWDSSLPRIASWVKLRDKQSGHTFTFWNTHFDHRGSQAREEAAKLLVKQMKSASDSGPVLLTGDFNADAGSPPHQALATYLTDSWNKNKWAGSAWTFNGWSEPTKGARIDWIFHSQGFQATDTTIDRWKSDTGRYPSDHCPVTTTLTFTTK
- the dnaE gene encoding DNA polymerase III subunit alpha, with the translated sequence MSDRRFVHLHCHTHYSLLDGAGSIPRLVGRAKDHGMNALAITDHGNLHGALQFYRACKSNDINPVIGYEAYIAPGSRFEKSGSQRDSNYHLTLLAQNKIGFRNLVKLSSAAYLEGFYFKPRIDKELLEKYSEGIICLSGCVSSEFSKTILRGTSTEELEKEGANVASWFQRVFKDRYFVEIMNNGLDIQRMQLEGAVDIANKIGVPLVATSDTHYVDQEDAEAQDVMLCINTGKFRTDTNRMRMENDQFFLRSQEQMYADFPRLEHAVARSQEIADTVDLDLELGKRHFPTYTLPPEKTADGYLRELCIQGLKERYEGNEEMLPGGELSEVVMARLDRELGVISRLGFPNYFLIVWDFVVEARKQNIPATARGSGVGAIVCYALYMSHVCPIKYDLLFERFLDENRLEAPDIDIDFDKERRGLVIRYVKDKYGEDNVAQIGTFGTLAARAAIKDVGRALGLPLDRVNAITGMVPETLGIKLKTAIETSEELKQAYENDGEAREVLSLAMKIEGLARNVGTHAAAVVIADRPLTEYVPLCRVTGKEDLITQWSMNDVEDAGLLKMDFLGLRNLTILRNAIDLIEAREGKPFDIHKMPLDDEETFALLRRGETKGVFQLESGGIRDLLRRMKPDSFLDIIATNALYRPGPLEGGMVDEYIEVKNGRKAAEYKHEVLEEILEETNGVMVYQEQVMRILNRLGDIPLAKAYTCIKAISKKKESLIQQNREQFMIGAVEKGLTKKEAEEFWEMIVKFAGYGFNKSHSTAYALVAYQTAYLKSHYPKEFMAALLSGDISGRNFKTKDSLVEHMEDSERMEIEVVAPDVNTSDVQFAVVEGKIPFALSAIKGCGGGAAEAIVAARRKDGPFTDIFDFCERVDASQCNRAAIETLIKAGAFDSMSQNRAQLSSVLDKAIQSGAAALADRKAGQKNLFAAMEEASGAAAKAVKLPDVEEWNEREKLLYEKEVLGFFLTSHPLAEYGQSFAIYCTHTTTDIPQMKDKQDVVMGGMITSIKLAHTKRARPGSNNTKYANFDLEDVNGAIRCIMWPEQYANLGDLVKTEAVFIIEGRVDKRGGGDDEANLIVNNLVPIEDAHSRYTKGVRIRIDEAHHGAEILPSLNEILRAYPGDCDLQLVLQLSDGHAALLRTSRRVDVSLEMRDRVDQLLGEGNFKLITAPPNSRRPSKN
- a CDS encoding DUF1598 domain-containing protein is translated as MEFRSTRLYHLLLATFAVGLLVAPAAAQNNGGNGNNNFQQSGVYVDAQGVLRMQRAADPSGQLMRQRLAAANASQSPELRKASGLRKISLNRLEKELAKATDQNNTIPEEMKNLAGLTQLKYVFFYPESGDIVIAGPAEGFVTDLTGRAIGTSTGQAVLSLDDLIVAMRAYAPDTKGVNFVGVSIDPTEEGLKNYQQYLASVGSNLAKINVATLIPGMQQALGKQDVTVTGISPKTNFAKVLVEADYRMKLIGIGLERPPVRIPSYTENSRGGSRNALQRWFFTPNYECVKMSDDGLAMELVGEGVQLIGENEMVTREGGRVQAGGESRASYMFTSTFTKKYPELAKRSPVYAQLRNQIDMLIAAAYIQEYDLYGQANWNLGVFNDESRYPVEVYNAPTQVETAVNAVWKGSKLVTPIGGGVSIKPKFALLPERQVPDENGALEKERAEVTVPELKPGQWWWD
- a CDS encoding AraC family transcriptional regulator — translated: MTIAFEKLVPPPGHSFRCFERSALETPAKWHRHPELEITFVPYGTGTRLVGDHVARYTPGDLVLSGENLPHTWLSDDFVGKKFDRHIAYVIQFSNDFLGSTFFDAPELNDVRLMLHKARRGLLYSPEAVQRVGDIMKLMPEQQGLTQLISLLNCLNLLAEEGGEVLASEGYTPGFDHASDWRIDKACNYINEHLEDPELSHAAICKEVDMNPSSFSRMFKRATGRTVTQYVSELRIGIACRLLMETGDSILDVSLKSGFDNLSSFNRSFRKIKQMTPREYRSTFLEAHKSATPV
- a CDS encoding DUF4261 domain-containing protein, with amino-acid sequence MPSFASFRRSSPPYFPLGITTLEAAKAYVVRLLYRSRPAPSKAAILAKLEKHAPDVAPLDGDRDEGMLAFVRSAPLYEKAQWIASPAPLDSETRDEAWSEALEQTWNWLEARQVVADCKFEIQIADVRAARMPAARRLRMIQHIVAAILQSAPCDAIFWTSSRSFVSPDDFLASVDSLEEHPWLAPGAIHIRQFRVVEYEDGADASFQDTLVDSVGLTPLGIPDVQCHFRGIDAQLVAPLLYRAACNLFETGKVAAGDAVAGIRPGQFWRHRGEESLAPPRRTVVDIAPNGGHRSGARE
- a CDS encoding hemerythrin domain-containing protein; translated protein: MTDQTVRLDFHALVMEHDLLRDILGVLSADDNGRTDWNSLPAMFDELYDRLNEHFLAEEHGGYMNDALRRAPHLAEEAARLAGEHPMFLVEIQECRKEAEDQSAPYSADLRGRFRKFTERYFHHEHHENSLVQRAFDIDIGVGD
- a CDS encoding mercuric reductase — translated: MTSFEMLPDDEHNAALVKHVHPDDWSNPIPSGRYNLIAIGGGSAGIISALGAAGLGGTSALIERKLLGGDCLNYGCVPSKTLIRSARAAHAFATAPSYGVNPVCDPRVEFEHVMERMRRVRAEISRHDAARRFAGMGVDVYLGGAKFVAPDAVKVAGQTLKFARCVIATGGRPQVPPIPGLEESGYLTNETIFSLTKLPKRLAVLGMGPIGTEMAQTFGRFGSKVHGIERQSRILSREDPSASEVVRQQLMREGVQLYLNHLATHVERVGDVTRVTIEGEGESKTLEVDAILVALGRRPNVEGLDLDKAGVEFNKKGVIVNDRLQTTNPQIFAAGDIAGSYQFTHAADAMARACLRNALFYGNARLSSMIMPRTTYSDPEVAHVGMTPAQAQEQGLQIDSYREEMKGVDRAAVDGETAGFAVVHTRRGSGKVVGATIVAPHAGEMISEITLLMSTHRSLDTLADVIHCYPTQVEVLKRIADQYRRTKLSPLVKTVFQKWLAWQRS